Proteins encoded together in one Apus apus isolate bApuApu2 chromosome Z, bApuApu2.pri.cur, whole genome shotgun sequence window:
- the DIRAS2 gene encoding LOW QUALITY PROTEIN: GTP-binding protein Di-Ras2 (The sequence of the model RefSeq protein was modified relative to this genomic sequence to represent the inferred CDS: substituted 1 base at 1 genomic stop codon) translates to MPEQSNDYRVVVFGAGGVGKSSLVLRFVKGTFRESYIPTIEDTYRQVISCDKSICTLQITDTTGSHQFPAMQCLSISKGHAFILVYSITSXQSLEELKPIYEQICQIKGDVGSIPIMLVGNKNDENQNREVDSSEGEAMAKKWKCAFMETSAKLNHNVKELFQELLNLEKHRTVSLQIDGKKSKQQKRKEKLKGKCVMM, encoded by the coding sequence ATGCCTGAGCAAAGCAATGATTACAGGGTTGTTGTGTTTGGAGCTGGAGGAGTGGGTAAAAGTTCTTTGGTCTTGAGATTTGTGAAGGGCACTTTCAGAGAGAGCTACATCCCTACCATTGAAGACACCTATAGACAGGTGATCAGCTGTGATAAGAGTATATGTACTTTGCAGATAACTGACACTACAGGGAGCCATCAATTTCCAGCCATGCAATGTCTTTCTATTTCTAAAGGACATGCTTTCATTTTGGTTTACTCCATAACCAGCTGACAGTCCTTGGAAGAACTCAAACCCATCTATGAACAAATATGTCAGATTAAAGGAGATGTAGGAAGCATTCCGATAATGCTGGTAGGGAACAAAAATGATGAGAACCAAAATCGAGAGGTGGACAGCAGTGAAGGAGAAGCCATGGCTAAGAAGTGGAAATGTGCCTTCATGGAGACCTCTGCTAAGCTGAACCACAATGTGAAAGAGTTATTCCAGGAACTGCTAAACTTAGAGAAACACAGGACTGTGAGTTTACAAATTGatggcaaaaaaagcaaacagcaaaaaaggaaagagaagctgaaaggCAAATGTGTGATGATGTGA